The proteins below are encoded in one region of Sulfolobus islandicus Y.N.15.51:
- a CDS encoding metal-sulfur cluster assembly factor — protein MNEKEKGEWKKKIIQGLHEVYDPEIPIDIVNLGLIYQIDISDDGDVYVRIGATTPACPVTEDLQYTVEQVIKESIPAKSIRVELDLDTEWIPLMMTEEGRKEFIRKFGYDIVKRWAERMGIEEEKVT, from the coding sequence ATGAATGAGAAGGAAAAAGGCGAATGGAAGAAAAAGATAATTCAAGGTCTACATGAGGTTTATGATCCTGAAATACCAATAGATATAGTTAACTTGGGATTAATCTATCAAATAGATATAAGTGATGATGGGGACGTGTACGTTAGAATAGGAGCTACAACACCAGCTTGCCCAGTTACTGAAGATTTGCAGTATACTGTCGAGCAAGTGATTAAGGAAAGCATACCGGCTAAAAGTATAAGGGTAGAGTTGGATTTAGATACGGAATGGATACCATTAATGATGACTGAGGAGGGCAGAAAAGAGTTCATAAGAAAATTCGGTTATGATATAGTAAAGAGATGGGCTGAAAGGATGGGTATAGAGGAAGAAAAAGTCACTTAA
- a CDS encoding universal stress protein, with product MVFKNIVVAYDGSENAKRALDVAIDLAKRYEARLTIIEVIDTSVLVGMGLGPIPSEVINEMYNKAKKDVEEAKEKAINSGVKNVEAVNIEGDPATAIMDYAGKAGADLIVTGSRGLSTVKRIFLGSVSSRIVHEAKIPVLVVK from the coding sequence ATGGTGTTTAAAAATATAGTCGTAGCATATGATGGTTCGGAAAATGCCAAAAGGGCATTAGATGTAGCGATCGATTTGGCAAAAAGATATGAGGCCAGGCTTACAATAATCGAGGTAATAGATACTTCAGTGTTGGTCGGAATGGGTTTAGGTCCAATACCAAGTGAGGTAATAAATGAAATGTATAATAAGGCTAAAAAAGACGTAGAGGAGGCTAAGGAAAAAGCTATAAATAGTGGAGTTAAAAACGTCGAAGCAGTAAATATTGAGGGAGACCCTGCCACTGCAATAATGGACTATGCCGGAAAAGCGGGAGCTGATTTGATAGTTACTGGAAGTAGGGGATTATCAACTGTTAAGAGAATATTCCTAGGTAGCGTCTCATCTAGAATTGTTCATGAGGCTAAAATACCAGTACTAGTGGTTAAGTGA